The following proteins come from a genomic window of Archocentrus centrarchus isolate MPI-CPG fArcCen1 chromosome 3, fArcCen1, whole genome shotgun sequence:
- the map1aa gene encoding microtubule-associated protein 1A isoform X2 produces the protein MDGVTEFTEYVAETVDVPSPFDLLEAPTSGGFLKLSKPCCYIFPGGRGDSALFAVNGFNILVDGGSERKSCFWKLVRHLDRIDSVLLTHIGADNLPGINGLFQRKIAEQEEERNQDSGSSSNGDWVKNLISPELGIVFFNVPEKLRMPESTLKVKRSIEEASLTLQYLTKLGITPEPLHRVVSNTIEPITLFHKLGVGKLDMYVLNPVKESKEMQFLMQKWAGNSKAKTGIMMPNGKEGEISVPYLTSVTALIVWIPHRPTEKIVRVLFPGNAPQNKIFEGLEKLKHLDFLRYPVATQKDISSGPPPPIIKQTKIRSRTDSKESLKSSPKPHSKTTKKEVSGLEEESKSETSKENKVDKKEEKKPKSESLKATKQQKNSEVAPGVQKTEKKKISKEKTVKQEKASKMDEKKDKEKKEIKKEKREVKKDENIRKEEKKSKAKEDKKKDPSKPELRKITKPDLKPLTPEVRKTLHKAKTQAKPKSDKNKAVKEEANEKKPVPKNVPEEVNAAALADRSIVSSPEDLTEDFEALKQEELSKHKTKSIQNDVMPELSVHTDAKVSSSVFPDEKTTAPTAEIKSVSPKSPIKQEVLAPTQGKNDGNDGFNKKYEEEKMEKYDEYSTKDRSKKSDSSEEEGDVIEKAELEGTEDDEVLKYKTEEVKKEKSKEWDTKPFEQKPLPTAASGQAVAASASEQFSFIQDETIPGYSETEQTISDEEIHEDTEDRIPQLRYDVGSYDISVPDVPGTFESMHGIKEMKSSTLSDVADVKPKAFLGGPEPELAPYPTIIAAPLAEEEHISSATSITEYDKLSSFATSVAEDQSIASVTAPQTEETGRNSLLLDTINSVPSRAEAAQGKDYLHSAGTISPTSSLEDDKCFKSPSSDEYQPIIPEMEGDVNIQSVQDEEDEDEDEDEDQTPNVDIPLGKLQEGYEHAASLMLQEKEKSPSSTFSPPPFSTTQYSPTQGVKENLFATEGFKTGVEIKPVSPPPPSFSPGLESHSRQESEERCLSPDDSTMKLASPTQSVPTSSGYSPTEEKPFKTEDKDEAVTSMKTDIQKTEKSVTISDNTSFIGVSGDKTMFEASEESDEDEDDYYAKKDLQPTVKAKLMEAKEGCFLDDDFSFMAKSAETEKEVESLDKTAVAFSTKEKPKSQVMFSDEDENDDDFPSRAGSKPLSTDQHKAEIAKDSTEKTDVTIKEPEKSVQFNLYEFPEKEGKVKASYVRQDTPYVHGKTFSYSDIYDSKTSSVDSDFYRQESIDKTEKDIAKGDVDLLKHEPPFPVTDMDKMSEKEGFTVSYGKESSTSWFESKSTPATAPFEKEVKKKETFEHSESSRFPSVADRPEAWTTSLSSEKDLKSQTDSEKPSAHSPTTASGIDKLAASGYNEKGACLEIDMRKLTARDEEDYDDEIVYDDEEDEDEEEEEEEDEGAIDSDMEKGAKEKSEKEVKSPVSEMLGSSRPEFMVSMAGYGYSSQGQPDIKESNSSSLTMVEDRAKTDSSSISGKPVDLGAAGFSSYSSGLEYSCGSDEKESFLSGQSADKGREDFTLKSADDSYYQNDRADPDFEKQKTPDLLSKRSLDTSFQYTTTAAPGFSSSSAYSYSSSTSGSLSTSRQFGEELETPASAEPLFEYSSFKEEHSPVTESPFSSSAVAKDDYLEVSEKQIMATTTAESTSSLARFSPLSPFEEVKSFPSLSSTTLSDDKKEHMTSLGRVTDKVSQPDCFSKPGWPEGSQLDTAVGFGASAAGLFSQLPEFSKDKEAASAALFGVTSSPRPDTEGKHYFEETESSEEEDEEAYMREMTRRSPSSGLASSLSFSDKPVAPLVTEKTGGALPDVLGSYIPSTLQTGSPDTANGPTEVSTSSTLPPGAAASGAASGPAKLESQEGATGYVRSSYEWEIPKPQMGMVPGDSPPHYRHDDEFEEECEMEPEHPARPLSLSSADQPFRSPFYAEECSRGGQDDDDDDDSDQDAPIGATSSYTSRTSPGYSSSEYRQRKEDLSPSFINPCMRQLSSDEDDEVQGRRSDQSQEGDEHDLSVKRRAHKQPHQHHSQSRDSSSLHQIGGMSAGLGLATEDTPPTSVSESLASQSDSDAPPGTEEYPSVTGEGNMDSDEDADYMPVDKTATGGGSHQFTSRSHDPPPAPLMDPSPHPPRPDVCMVDPDSLDNGSLKKEPKTKSLKKTAGKTKSGSPARRKRSPMPVKQTQSPRSASLKKKEADKSSRMSRLSDGQGSKDDDLSRSSYNPGKGLTNGVKSSSGSQKSGSVAAPGQPIYVDLTYIPNHCSAKNVDQEFFKRIRSAYYVVSGNDAASGEPSRGVLDALLDGKAQWGSNLQVTLIPTHDTEVTREWYQQTHERQQELNIMVLASSSTVVMQDESFPACKIEF, from the exons ATGGACGGAGTCACAGAGTTTACGGAGTATGTTGCAGAGACGGTGGATGTGCCGTCGCCCTTTGACCTTCTGGAGGCCCCAACCTCTGGTGGATTTCTGAAGCTGTCCAAACCCTGCTGCTACATCTTCCCTGGAGGTCGGGGAGACTCTGCTCTATTTGCCGTCAATGGATTCAACATCCTGGTGGACGGAGGGTCTGAGCGGAAGTCCTGCTTCTGGAAGCTGGTCCGGCACCTGGACAGAATCGACTCTGTTCTGCTCACCCATATTGGAGCAGATAACCTCCCTGGCATCAATGGGCTGTTTCAGCGAAAGATTGCTgagcaggaggaagagaggaaccAAGATTCTGGCTCAAGCAGCAATGGTGACTGGGTGAAGAACCTTATCTCCCCTGAGCTCGGGATTGTGTTCTTCAATGTCCCAGAAAAGCTGCGTATGCCTGAGTCCACTCTTAAGGTAAAGCGAAGTATTGAAGAAGCATCTTTGACATTGCAGTACCTCACCAAGCTCGGTATCACACCAGAGCCTCTTCACAGAGTAGTAAGCAACACCATTGAACCTATCACGCTGTTCCACAAGCTCGGCGTGGGAAAGTTAGACATGTATGTTCTAAACCCTGttaaagaaagcaaagagaTGCAGTTTCTAATGCAAAAATGGGCTGGAAACAGCAAAGCCAAGACGGGGATCATGATGCCGAATGGTAAAGAAGGAGAAATATCTGTCCCCTATTTAACATCAGTCACTGCACTCATTGTGTGGATTCCACATCGTCCAACAGAAAAGATAGTTCGGGTGCTCTTCCCAGGAAATGCACCacagaataaaatatttgaagGCCTtgagaaactgaaacacctggacTTCCTGCGATACCCAGTGGCTACCCAAAAAGACATATCATCCGGTCCACCACCTCCCATCatcaaacaaactaaaataagaTCAAGAACTGATAGCAAAGAGAGTCTGAAATCTTCACCCAAGCCACATTCTAAAACCACTAAGAAAGAAGTCAGTGGGCTAGAGGAAGAGTCAAAGAGTGAAACcagtaaagaaaataaagttgataagaaagaagagaagaaacccAAAAGTGAAAGTCTAAAAGCCACCAAGCAACAGAAAAACAGTGAAGTTGCCCCTGGAGTTCAGAagactgagaaaaagaaaatatccaagGAAAAAACTGTTAAGCAAGAGAAAGCATCAAAGATGGATGAAAAGAAAGacaaggagaaaaaagaaattaagaaagAGAAACGTGAGGTAAAGAAAGATGAGAACATaagaaaggaggagaaaaaaagtaaagccAAGGAGGACAAAAAGAAAGACCCCAGTAAACCTGAACTGAGAAAAATCACCAAACCAGACCTGAAACCACTGACCCCTGAGGTGAGAAAAACTTTGCACAAAGCCAAGACTCAGGCTAAACCTAAGAGCGACAAAAATAAGGCAGTGAAAGAGGaagcaaatgagaaaaaaccAGTTCCAAAGAACGTCCCTGAAGAGGTTAATGCAGCAGCTCTGGCTGACAGGTCCATTGTGTCTTCACCCGAAGACCTCACAGAGGACTTTGAGGCTCTAAAACAAGAGGAGTTGTCCAAACATAAGACAAAATCTATCCAGAATGATGTAATGCCTGAACTGTCAGTGCACACTGATGCTAAAGTTTCTTCCTCGGTTTTCCCTGATGAAAAAACCACAGCCCCAACCGCTGAGATTAAATCTGTTTCACCCAAATCACCtatcaaacaggaagtgctggCACCTACTCAAGGGAAGAATGATGGCAATGATGGTTTCAATAAGAAGTatgaagaagagaaaatggAGAAATACGATGAATACTCCACCAAGGACAGATCAAAGAAGAGTGacagctcagaggaagagggtgATGTAATTGAGAAAGCTGAGCTCGAAGGAACTGAAGATGATGAGGTCCTCAAGTATAAAACTGAGgaggtgaaaaaagaaaaatcaaaggaGTGGGACACCAAGCCATTTGAGCAAAAACCTTTACCAACTGCAGCGTCTGGACAGGCAGTGGCAGCCTCCGCCTCTGAGCAATTCTCCTTTATACAAGACGAGACCATACCTGGATACTCTGAGACTGAACAGACCATCTCTGATGAGGAGATCCACGAGGATACGGAGGACAGGATTCCACAGCTGCGCTATGATGTGGGCTCTTATGACATCTCTGTTCCTGATGTCCCTGGCACCTTTGAGTCAATGCATGGTATAAAGGAGATGAAGAGCTCCACTCTGTCTGATGTTGCAGATGTCAAACCCAAAGCCTTTTTGGGGGGTCCCGAGCCTGAGCTTGCACCTTACCCCACCATCATTGCTGCTCCTCTTGCTGAAGAGGAGCACATCTCCTCAGCAACATCCATCACAGAATATGACAAACTGTCATCATTTGCCACATCTGTAGCTGAAGACCAGTCCATTGCCTCCGTGACAGCACCTCAGACTGAGGAAACTGGGAGGAACTCTCTCCTGCTGGACACCATCAACAGCGTCCCCTCACGTGCAGAGGCTGCCCAAGGGAAGGACTATCTCCACTCAGCAGGAACCATCTCACCCACATCCTCTCTAGAGGATGACAAATGCTTTAAGTCTCCTTCCTCTGATGAGTACCAGCCCATCATCCCTGAGATGGAGGGTGATGTGAATATCCAGTCAGTCCAggatgaagaagatgaggacGAGGATGAGGACGAGGACCAGACACCAAATGTTGACATCCCTCTGGGTAAACTTCAAGAGGGCTATGAGCATGCAGCCTCCTTGATGCTCCAGGAGAAGGAAAAATCTCCCTCTTCCACTTTTTCTCCTCCCCCCTTCTCTACGACACAGTACTCACCCACACAGGGTGTCAAAGAAAACCTCTTTGCTACAGAGGGATTTAAGACTGGTGTTGAAATAAAGCCTGTATCACCCCCTCCTCCATCATTCTCCCCTGGACTAGAGTCCCACTCCAGGCAGGAGAGTGAAGAAAGATGCTTAAGTCCAGATGACAGCACCATGAAACTTGCCTCACCCACACAGTCTGTGCCCACAAGCAGTGGCTACTCTCCGACAGAGGAGAAGCCCTTTAAGACAGAAGACAAAGACGAGGCAGTGACCAGCATGAAAACCGACATccagaaaacagagaaatctGTCACTATCTCAGACAATACTTCTTTCATTGGTGTGTCAGGTGACAAGACAATGTTTGAAGCATCTGAAGAATctgatgaggatgaggatgattaTTATGCCAAAAAGGATCTACAGCCTACCGTTAAGGCAAAGCTTATGGAGGCAAAAGAGGGTTGCTTCTTGGATGATGACTTTAGTTTTATGGCAAAGTCTGCAGAGACTGAAAAAGAGGTCGAGAGTTTGGACAAAACAGCTGTGGCCTTTAGCACGAAGGAGAAACCAAAATCTCAAGTGATGTTTTCAGATGAGGATGAAAACGATGATGACTTTCCAAGTAGGGCAGGGTCTAAGCCCTTGTCGACTGATCAACACAAAGCAGAGATTGCAAAAGACAGCACAGAAAAAACAGATGTCACTATTAAAGAGCCTGAGAAAAGTGTTCAGTTCAATCTGTATGAGTTTCCTGAGAAGGAGGGCAAAGTAAAGGCCTCATATGTAAGACAAGACACTCCCTATGTACATGGCAAAACATTCTcttacagtgacatttatgaCAGCAAAACAAGCTCAGTGGACTCTGATTTCTATCGTCAGGAGTCCATAGATAAGACGGAGAAAGACATAGCAAAGGGCGATGTGGATCTACTGAAACATGAGCCCCCCTTCCCAGTCACAGACATGGACAAGATGTCAGAAAAGGAGGGATTTACTGTCTCTTATGGAAAAGAGTCCTCCACCTCATGGTTTGAGTCCAAGAGCACTCCAGCTACGGCTCCATTTGAAAAAGAGGTCAAAAAGAAGGAGACTTTTGAACACAGTGAAAGTAGTCGATTCCCTTCAGTGGCTGACAGACCTGAGGCATGGACCACTTCTTTATCATCAGAAAAGGACCTCAAAAGCCAGACTGACAGCGAAAAGCCCTCAGCGCACTCTCCAACGACAGCATCTGGTATAGACAAACTTGCTGCCTCAGGCTACAATGAGAAGGGAGCATGCCTGGAGATTGATATGCGAAAGCTAACGGCGAGAGATGAAGAGGATTATGATGATGAAATTGTttatgatgatgaggaggatgaagatgaagaagaggaggaagaggaggatgaaggtgCTATTGATTCCGATATGGAGAAAGGTGCCAAAGAGAAATCTGAAAAGGAAGTGAAAAGTCCAGTCAGTGAAATGCTTGGCTCAAGCAGGCCTGAATTTATGGTTTCTATGGCTGGATATGGTTATAGCAGTCAGGGGCAGCCAGATATTAAAGAAAGCAACTCTAGCTCACTCACAATGGTTGAAGATAGGGCCAAGACCGATTCCTCATCCATAAGTGGAAAGCCTGTGGATTTAGGAGCTGCAGGTTTCTCTAGCTACTCATCAGGGCTTGAATACTCATGCGGAAGTGATGAGAAAGAGTCGTTTTTATCCGGTCAGAGTGCCGACAAAGGAAGAGAGGACTTCACTTTGAAATCAGCAGATGACAGTTATTACCAGAATGACAGAGCTGATCCTGACTTTGAGAAACAAAAGACACCAGATCTTCTGAGTAAGAGATCGCTGGACACGAGCTTCCAGTACACAACCACTGCTGCTCCTGggttctcctcctcttcagcctacagctactcctcctccacCTCGGGCTCCCTCTCCACCAGCCGCCAGTttggagaggagctggagaCACCCGCCTCTGCTGAGCCTCTCTTTGAGTACTCCTCCTTTAAAGAGGAACACTCGCCTGTTACAGAGTCCCCATTCTCCAGTTCTGCAGTTGCAAAAGATGACTATTTAGAAGTGTCTGAGAAACAAATTATggctacaaccacagctgagtCTACCTCCAGTTTAGCCCGATTCTCACCTCTCAGTCCTTTTGAAGAGGTTAAATCTTTCCCCTCCCTCTCATCCACTACCCTTAGTGATGACAAGAAGGAGCACATGACATCATTAGGTAGAGTAACAGATAAAGTCTCTCAACCTGACTGCTTCTCTAAGCCTGGGTGGCCTGAAGGGTCCCAGCTGGACACAGCTGTTGGGTTTGGGGCCTCAGCAGCAGGATTATTCTCTCAACTTCCAGAGTTCTCCAAGGACAAGGAGGCAGCTAGTGCTGCTCTGTTTGGCGTCACTTCTTCGCCTCGGCCAGACACAGAAGGCAAGCATTACTTTGAGGAGACCGAAAGCAGcgaagaagaggatgaggaagCTTATATGCGTGAGATGACTCGGAGGTCTCCTTCCAGTGGCCTGGCTAGTAGCCTTTCATTTTCTGACAAGCCTGTTGCTCCACTTGTCACTGAAAAGACAGGTGGTGCTCTTCCAGATGTTCTTGGGTCCTACATTCCCTCAACTCTTCAGACCGGCAGCCCGGACACAGCGAATGGCCCCACAGAGGTCAGCACTagctccaccctccctcctggAGCAGCAGCCAGTGGTGCAGCTTCAGGCCCAGCCAAGCTGGAGTCACAAGAGGGAGCAACAGGTTATGTAAGGAGTTCTTATGAGTGGGAAATACCAAAGCCCCAGATGGGAATGGTGCCTGGAGACTCTCCTCCTCATTACCGTCATGATGATGAATTTGAAGAGGAATGTGAGATGGAGCCAGAGCATCCTGCCCGTCCACTTTCACTCTCCTCAGCAGATCAGCCATTCCGGTCACCATTCTACGCAGAGGAGTGCAGCCGGGGAGGGCaggacgatgatgatgatgatgacagtgaTCAGGATGCACCCATAGGAGCCACCTCCTCTTATACCAGCCGCACTTCTCCTGGATATTCATCTTCTGAGTACAGGCAACGCAAAGAAGACCTCTCACCTTCCTTCATCAACCCCTGCATGCGGCAGCTCTCCAGCGATGAGGACGATGAGGTACAAGGCCGCAGAAGTGATCAGTCACAGGAGGGTGATGAGCATGACCTGTCAGTGAAGAGAAGGGCTCACAAACAGCCCCATCAACACCACTCCCAGAGCAGGGACAGCAGCTCTCTGCACCAAATTGGTGGGATGTCAGCAGGGTTGGGTCTAGCTACAGAGGACACTCCACCCACCTCCGTCAGTGAATCTTTGGCCTCTCAGTCAGATTCTGATGCACCACCAGGCACTGAAGAGTACCCTTCAGTTACTGGTGAAGGCAACATGGACTCAGATGAAGACGCTGACTACATGCCAGTTGATAAAACTGCAACAGGAGGAGGCAGCCATCAGTTTACTTCTAGGAGCCAtgatcctcctcctgctcccctCATGGATCCCTCCCCACACCCCCCACGACCAGACGTTTGCATGGTGGATCCTGACTCTTTAGACAATGGCTCCCTTAAGAAAGAGCCAAAAACCAAGAGCTTAAAGAAGACTGCAGGCAAAACCAAATCAGGATCACCAGCTAGGCGCAAGAGGTCCCCCATGCCTGTCAAACAGACCCAGTCTCCTCGTAGTGCCTCACTAAAAAAGAAGGAGGCAGACAAGAGCTCGCGGATGTCTCGTCTTTCAGATGGACAAGGCTCCAAAGATGATGACCTTTCCAGATCAAGCTACAACCCTGGCAAAGGACTGACTAACGGTGTCAAAAGCAGTTCAG GTTCTCAGAAGTCAGGCTCTGTGGCTGCTCCTGGACAACCCATTTATGTGGATTTGACTTACATTCCCAACCACTGCAGTGCCAAGAATGTGGACCAAGAATTTTTCAAACGTATTCGTTCTGCGTACTACGTGGTGAGTGGCAATGATGCAGCGAGTGGGGAACCAAGCCGAGGGGTCCTTGATGCGCTGTTGGATGGCAAAGCTCAGTGGGGATCAAACCTACAG GTGACGCTTATCCCCACCCACGACACTGAGGTGACCCGTGAATGGTACCAGCAGACACATGAGAGGCAGCAGGAGCTCAACATCATGGTCCTAGCCTCTAGCAGCACTGTCGTCATGCAGGACGAGTCTTTCCCAGCCTGCAAGATTGAGTTTTAA